GGTAGCGACGGGCAGCCTTTGTGTCAGCAGTTTTATGAAGCCAATCGCATTTCAGACGATCACGCAACCGGGGCTCGCGACTCTAACGCCAATCGTAGCGACCCTGGCGCGCGCCGAAGGTCTCGAAGCTCACGCCAGAGCCGCCACAATTCGGGGGGAAGCCTCGTGATGGAAGCATTGATTCGTCCACACCTCAGAAACTTCCGCCCGTATGTTTCCGCCAGGAGCGAGGCGGTGGAAGCGAAAGTCTTTCTTGACGCAAACGAGTTGAGTTTGGAGTGCCCGGTTTTGTTTGACGGTCTGGCGCTGAATCGCTATCCCGATCCAAATCAATTGCAGTTGAGAGCAAAACTAGCCGCGCTGTCGGGCGTTTCGTCCGACTCGATCTTCGTCGGCGTCGGGTCGGATGAGATTATCGATCTGCTTTTTCGCCTCTTTTGCGAGCCATCGATCGATAGCGCGATCGTCCTCGAGCCGACCTATGGCGTCTATCGCGTTGCCGCGGAGTTGAACTGCGTTGAAGGGTTCGGCGTGGAGCTCGACGACGATTTTCAAATCGATGTAGAGAAGACGCTTCGCGCGGTTCGTCGCGGCACAAAGCTTATTTTTTGTTGTTCACCGAATAACCCCACCGGCAATCTTTTGCGGCGCCAGGATATTCTCGCTCTCGCCCGATCTTTCAACGGCATCGTGGTAGCCGACGAAGCATACGTTGAATTCTCCGGCCAGGCATCGCTTGCTCAGGATGTTGCACCGGCGGCCAATCTCGTAGTTCTTCGCACGCTTTCCAAGGCGTGGGGGCTCGCCGGCATCCGGCTCGGTTACTGTGTTGCTAATCCAGCGCTCGTCGAGTACCTGCTTCGGATCAAGTCGCCGTACAACATCAGCGCCATCGCGTCAGCATTGGCGTTAAAGACTCTCGAAATGAACGCGTCTGTCCAACAGACGGCGCGCGAGCTTGTAGCCGAGCGTGAACGGCTTGGTCTCGCATTACAGGAGCTTTCTATCGTGCGCCACGTTTATCCAAGCAGCGCAAATTTCCTGCTGGCACGATTCATAGACTCAGGACGCGCGTTCTCCCATCTCCTGGTTTGCGGCATCGTCGTTCGCCGCAGAAGCGAGCCGCGCCTCCAGGATTGCTTGAGAATAACGGTGGGCACGGCTGAAGAGAATCAGCTCGTGTTGAATGCTCTTTCGGAACTTGAAGGATGAAAAAGGTAGTCTTCGTAGACAGGGACGGAACGATTATCCGTGAGCCGCGCGATAAGCAGATTGATTCGCTCGAGAAGCTCGAGTTTGTTCCGGGCATCATCAGCGGGTTGAAGATGCTTGTAGACGCAGGCTACTCGCTCGTCCTTGTGAGTAATCAAGACGCTCTCGGCACCGCGCGCTACCCCCGAAAGAACTTTGACCTGGTTCAAGGAAAACTACTGCGATTGCTGAGCGGCGAAGGAATCGTGTTCGAGAAGATTCTCGTCTGCCCGCACGATCGGCAGGACAACTGCAAGTGTCGCAAACCGAAATTGGGCCTTCTGAAAAACTACCTGAAGACCAATAGCCTGGATCTCAGCCATTCATTTGTTCTCGGCGACCGGGAGACCGACATCGAGTTCGCGGCCAATCTCGGGGTCCGGTCGGTGCGGTTATCAAACGCAAAGAGATCGGCGGCCAGCTTCGTTGCTCGAGACGCTCTGGCGGCGTGCCAATACATCGCTCGCGCATCGCGGTCTCTGTCGATCGAGCGCGTGACCAAAGAGACTCAAATCCGCGTATCGGTGACTCTCGACGGAATGGGAAATCACGAGATCGGCACCGGCATTCATTTCTTCGATCATATGCTGGCGCAGCTCGCCAGGCATTCGGGAATCGATATCCAGTTGACGGCCGTGGGCGACATAGAGGTGGACGCGCACCATACGGTCGAAGATACAGCCATCACTCTCGGCGAGGCGCTGCGAAGAGCACTGGGAGACAAGCGAGGC
This portion of the Acidobacteriota bacterium genome encodes:
- the hisC gene encoding histidinol-phosphate transaminase encodes the protein MEALIRPHLRNFRPYVSARSEAVEAKVFLDANELSLECPVLFDGLALNRYPDPNQLQLRAKLAALSGVSSDSIFVGVGSDEIIDLLFRLFCEPSIDSAIVLEPTYGVYRVAAELNCVEGFGVELDDDFQIDVEKTLRAVRRGTKLIFCCSPNNPTGNLLRRQDILALARSFNGIVVADEAYVEFSGQASLAQDVAPAANLVVLRTLSKAWGLAGIRLGYCVANPALVEYLLRIKSPYNISAIASALALKTLEMNASVQQTARELVAERERLGLALQELSIVRHVYPSSANFLLARFIDSGRAFSHLLVCGIVVRRRSEPRLQDCLRITVGTAEENQLVLNALSELEG
- the hisB gene encoding bifunctional histidinol-phosphatase/imidazoleglycerol-phosphate dehydratase HisB, with the translated sequence MKKVVFVDRDGTIIREPRDKQIDSLEKLEFVPGIISGLKMLVDAGYSLVLVSNQDALGTARYPRKNFDLVQGKLLRLLSGEGIVFEKILVCPHDRQDNCKCRKPKLGLLKNYLKTNSLDLSHSFVLGDRETDIEFAANLGVRSVRLSNAKRSAASFVARDALAACQYIARASRSLSIERVTKETQIRVSVTLDGMGNHEIGTGIHFFDHMLAQLARHSGIDIQLTAVGDIEVDAHHTVEDTAITLGEALRRALGDKRGIERFGFTAPLDEALAEVALDLSGRSFLSFKCEFKRETVGDLPTELVEDFFKAFADSLGASIHIKCSGRNDHHKIEAIFKATARALKQAVSIDSRARATLPSTKGRL